The nucleotide window AGAAATATCTTCTGTCTCATCGGATATTAACTCTCTCCCTATAAACTGCGGTTGAGTCGAGGGTGATGAAATAGGTTCATCTGTAACTGGTGTTTGTGGTGACTCATAAGAAATATCTTCTGTCTCATCGGATATTAACTCTCTCCCTATAAACTCCCCTTGAGTTGATACTGAAATAGGTTCATCTGTAACTACAGTTTGTGAAGACTCTTCTTGAGTATCTTCTTTCTCAACGGATATTAAGTCTGTTTGAATAAAAGGAGGTTGAGTTGAGGGTGAAGAAATAGGTTCATCTGTAACTGGTGTTTGTTGTGACTCATAAGAAATATCTTCTGTCTCATCGGATATTAACTCCGTTTGTATCAACTGCGGTTGAGACGAGGGTGATGAAATAGGTTCATCTGTAAGTAGTGTTTGTGGTGACTCATAAGAAATATCTTCTGTCTCATCGGATATAGGTTGTCTTCGTATAAACTCCCCTTGAGACGAGGGTGATGAAATAGGTTCATCTGTAACTGGTGTTTGTGGTGACTCATAAGAAATATCTTCTGTCTTATCGGATATTAACTCCGTTTGTATCAACTGCGGTTGAGACGAGGGTGATGAAATAGGTTCATCTGTAAGTAGTGTTTGTGGTGACTCATAAGAAATATCTTCTGTCTTTATCGGATATTAACTCCGTTTGTATCAACTGCGGTTGAGACGAGGGTGATGAAATAGGTTCATCTGTAAGTAGTGTTTGTGGTGACTCATAAGAAATATCTTCTGTCTTATCGGATATTAACTCCGTTTGTATCAACTGCGGTTGAGACGAGGGTGATGAAATAGGTTCATCTGTAAGTAGTGTTTGTGGTGACTCATAAGAAATATCTTCTGTCTCATCGGATATAGGTTGTCTTCGTATCAACTCCCCTTGAGACGAGGGTGATGAAATAGGTTCATCTGTAACTGGTGTTTGTGGTGACTCATAAGAAATATCTTCTGTCTTATCGGATATTAACTCCGTTTGTATCAACTGCGGTTGAGACGAGGGTGATGAAATAGGTTCATCTGTAACTAGAGTTTGTTGTGACTCATCTAAAATATCTTCTGTCTCATCGGATATAGGTTGTCTTCGTATCAACTCCCCTTGAGACGAGGGTGATGAAATAGGTTCATCTGTGACTAGAGTTTGTGGTGACTCATAAGAAATATCTTCTGTCTCAACCGATATTAAGTCTGTTTGAATAAAAGGAGGTTGAGTTGAGGGTGATGAAATAGCTTCATCTGTAACTGGTGTTTGAGGAGAGTTATAAGAAGTATCTTCTGTCTCATCGGATATTAAGTCTGTTTGAATAAAAGGAGGTTGAGTTGAGGGTGATGAAATAGGTTCATCTGTAACTGGTGTTTGTGGAGAGTTATCTAAAATATCTTCTGTCTCATCGGATATAGGTTGTCTTCGTATCAACTCCCCTTGAGACGAGGGTGATGAAATAGGTTCATCTGTGACTGGTGTTTGTTGTGACTCATCTAAAATATCTTCTGTCTCATCGGATATAGGTTGTCTTCGTATCAACTCCCCTTGAGACGAGGGTGATGAAATAGGTTCATCTGTGACTGGTGTTTGTGGAGAGTTATCTAAAATATCTTCTGTCTCATCGGATATAGGTTGTCTTCGTATCAACTCCCCTTGAGACGAGGGTGATGAAATAGGTTCATCTGTGACTGGTGTTTGTTGTGACTCATCTAAAATATCTTCTGTCTCATCGGATATAGGTTGTCTTCGTATCAACTCCCCTTGAGACGAGGGTGATGAAATAGGTTCATCTGTGACTGGTGTTTGTTGTGACTCATCTAAAATATCTTCTGTCTCATCGGATATTAACTCTCTCCCTATAAACTCCTCTTGAGTTGAGGGTGATGAAATAGGTTCATCTGTAACTGGTGTTTGTGGTGACTCATTGTCGTTTAATTCTGTCGTTATCCCTTGAGGTTGACTAGAGGAAGTCGCAGAAAAATTTTCCCCAATTTCAACAGCAAAAAAGTCTTGTTTGTTTTGACGAGAAGGTTGAACAGTTGTCACAGAAGACTTAAAACTTACTCTTCGGTTAGAGGCAAAAAAAGGAGAATCTTGATAAGAATTATCCAATTGACTATAATTCTGTAACCCATCTGGAAAGAAAATTTTCGGATTTAATATCCTCAGAGAATTTGCCCCTAAAGGAGTCAAAAATTTAGGAGATAAAGGCAGCGTTCCTAAAGGATATGTACTCAGTCTTTCGTCAATTGGTTCGTGATTCTCAGATGGCATAAATGTTTACATAAAACCGATAAATTTTATCAAATATTGAGTTAATTTTTTTTAAAATCTCTAACTAATTACTTTCAAAATAGCCTTGCGGCCCTCTTTCTTGTCCTTCTAAATTCGATTTAGGACTATCAGATTTTTCCGATTGAATATTGAGTCCTTCATAAGTTAACGTTAATTCTTCGATCGCTACTGTATTTGAATTAGCTTGTAATGAGGGAGCTTTCCATCCGATCGGAATAGCCCCAATTAATGTCCAACTTTGAAGCGTTTCTCCCGCTTGATTAAACACTAAAATCCTGACATTTTGTCGTTGTTTCGGTTCTCCTTTCAAAACTTGACTAATCCATTGCCAAAAGATCATATCATCGGTAATTCCTCGTTTTAAAGTAATATCATTAAACTTAGCTTGCTTCAAAAAAACTCGCTGCTGATCGTTGACTCCCCCTTCTAAATACACCTCTTTTTCTATTTGTACACCCACCCCAGAACATTCACTAAAACAAGCTTTAATCTCACTTTTAATTTCTACATAAAAACGATTAGCACTCAGATAATTTAAAACCCTCTCATCCACCCATGAAGGACTTTTCATTCCCCTCCCATTATCTGCCATTATAATAACCCTCCATAGTGTCTAATATTCTCTTTTTGTAACCGCAGATCTTCTAACATTAATTCATAAACTCGATCGCATAAATCCCTCTGCAATAAAGGATCACTCAACGCTTTAGCAGCTAATGATTTCAGACGAGTCATATATTCTTTATCTTTACTCTGAAATACCGCCGGCGCAACATACCCCGCCGGGGTTGCCAGACTTTCTAAACGATCAAAAAAGGCTTGAGATGAACCTGAACTTGGTGAATGAAACATAAGCAGATATAATTAGACGAAATAATACCATACGCCTATCTTAGTTTAAGGATAACGATTTTTTGACTCGATACTCTATTAGCCAAAGGTCTAATTTTTTTAGCGAATTTCCACCGTAAACTGAATGTGATGTTCTCTCCCCAATTCTAATATTGCCCCATTCTTAAGAGGATAAGGATGCCAAGGTTTGAGACAATCACCGTCAATTACTGTCCCATTGGTACTTTGATTATCCACGATAATGAAATCTTTTGCCTGTTCATCCCAAAAAATATGAGCATGAGGACGGGAAACCCTCTCAGAAAAAGGAAGATCGGTAATATCAATCTCTGGATGCGGTTTTTTTTGTCCCCCTCTCCGTCCAATATAGGCTTTTTGTCCAGAAATGACCATAAATTCTTTCCCTGATGTGTGAATCAATTTTAAGGTGGGATAAGCAAAAGGACTCCCTTCAAAGACTGTTGGGGGTGTCTCTTGGGGCGGTACAATCGGAGTCTGTACTACTGGCGGTGGGGGGGGCGGGGGCGGTACAATCGGAGTCTGTACTACTGGCGGTGGGGGCGGCGGGGGCGGTACAATCGGAGTCTGTACTACTGGCGGTGGGGGCGGCGGGGGCGATGGAGACGGTTTAGTCGGTAATGGTTCGCCACAGAAGGGACAATAATCACCTTCAGGAACTGGTTTTTGAAAATAATCACATTGGGGGTTTTGACATTTAACAATAGCCATTTTTTACTGAGGTAAATTTGAGTTAGTCTAGAGGTTGCAATGGCACTAAATTAGTTTCTTGCAATAATTCTTGCCCTTCTTCAGTCGTCAACATATCAGAAAATTTCTCACCAATTTGATAGCGCGGTTCATTTCTATTATTTCTAGGATAAAGGACAACCACAGGAAAAGACAAGGGATACTGCTTAGTTTGAAATAATTCTTGTGCTATTTGATGGCTGCCTTTTTTACATAACGGTGTACTCGGATCTATTCTCTGATGATTGGATTGTTGTATCCAAGCTTGTTGTGCATCATCTCCTAAAAAGAGAATTCGTTTGAGGAAAGCTATTAAAGGAGAGTCGCTTTCAACCTGTAATGCTAATGGATAAGCGCCACATTGTCCAAATATTTGACTGGAAAACCCAAAACTAACCCCCGCGATTTGTTCATTTTCAAATTCATATTGTAGGTTTCGTATCGTTGCACTGGTTGGCTGTTCTTGAATGTCACGTTGTTTCAGTTTATCTCTAAATATAGCGATCGAACTGTTGTCTTGAAGCACTTTTTTTTCAAACAGTTGAATCGCCGATGGTTCTGTAGGAGCATAGAGTTGAACTTGTAAATCCGGCCCCCCTATCTCTTTCCAATTTTGAACTTTACCGGTATATAACTTTCTGACTTGTTCAAAGGTAATTTTTCCCCCTAATGCTTTCGGTAATGCCTGTTCTCTTGCGTCTTTGATAAAGGGAACAAAAATTAATAATCCATCATAGGCGATCGGTTGACTGTGTAGGGAATTGGGATAAGAGGGGTTAACCTGATTAATAATGGCAAAGTTAGCGGTTTCTTGGGTCACTTGAGTTTCGGCTTCTTGGACATCTTGCGCCCAAATTTCTTGTAAGCTTAACCCCGGTTTTCTCGATTCTAATTCGTCAATTAAACTTTGACGACTACTGAGTAAAGTAGGGGTTAAAAATATATAACTCGCTGCTCCTTTTTCTTCTAAAGAATAGGTAAAATTTCCGACAGTAACAATAATTTCTTCGATCGTAGAAACGAGATTTTTTTGCTCTACAACAATAGGTGGTTTTCTGAAAGTCCGCCATAGGAGACTTCCGACAACGGCAACTAAAACCACTATAGCTGGCGCAAGTATCCAAGGCGTAAAAACTTTTCGTTTAGGATCGTCAATATCGGCATCGGCTTTTAAGGGTGAAGGGTCTTTTATCGCTGGTTTGGGTAATTTTAATAAAACGTCTCTCCCTTGTGTTGCGGTTGAAAATGAGCCTTCTAATCCGAGTAATTGTAAAAGAAACTGTT belongs to Gloeothece citriformis PCC 7424 and includes:
- a CDS encoding phage tail protein, encoding MADNGRGMKSPSWVDERVLNYLSANRFYVEIKSEIKACFSECSGVGVQIEKEVYLEGGVNDQQRVFLKQAKFNDITLKRGITDDMIFWQWISQVLKGEPKQRQNVRILVFNQAGETLQSWTLIGAIPIGWKAPSLQANSNTVAIEELTLTYEGLNIQSEKSDSPKSNLEGQERGPQGYFESN
- a CDS encoding FHA domain-containing protein; the encoded protein is MAIVKCQNPQCDYFQKPVPEGDYCPFCGEPLPTKPSPSPPPPPPPVVQTPIVPPPPPPPPVVQTPIVPPPPPPPPVVQTPIVPPQETPPTVFEGSPFAYPTLKLIHTSGKEFMVISGQKAYIGRRGGQKKPHPEIDITDLPFSERVSRPHAHIFWDEQAKDFIIVDNQSTNGTVIDGDCLKPWHPYPLKNGAILELGREHHIQFTVEIR
- a CDS encoding substrate-binding domain-containing protein; this translates as MKLADLYHQVRNKIRYIVSFGRFNPASSSGQQAILHEIRRKAVEASQRVDIPGTNSQSSQSPQPNSFQVNLPWSSPSESGEAISPKASYSPLNHSPAFVKNQELTNDPYYPEYQCKTNDALGCPYPQQTLQQTPQAKFCLGCAFPVPLAQSREIRGRRGIYQIGTLLGKRGMGRLYQGVQTNDPQPIVIKEYLLPNRCFKNLDDVQQRQGTFVRVANLSCADGRDKDFRLLIPTEAIADEQERRCYLITKNNLETLPTLQTYLSTHGSMNEDQVKLLLDQILQTLEFLHGQRFQFDSGQIGNGLVHGNLSLNSILISEVNSQEFFVYLTDLLIWEYLFYRPDVQITPKTINDDLISVGEIGFKMLVGQTTLDPRNDQHWPTLQPEFKQFLLQLLGLEGSFSTATQGRDVLLKLPKPAIKDPSPLKADADIDDPKRKVFTPWILAPAIVVLVAVVGSLLWRTFRKPPIVVEQKNLVSTIEEIIVTVGNFTYSLEEKGAASYIFLTPTLLSSRQSLIDELESRKPGLSLQEIWAQDVQEAETQVTQETANFAIINQVNPSYPNSLHSQPIAYDGLLIFVPFIKDAREQALPKALGGKITFEQVRKLYTGKVQNWKEIGGPDLQVQLYAPTEPSAIQLFEKKVLQDNSSIAIFRDKLKQRDIQEQPTSATIRNLQYEFENEQIAGVSFGFSSQIFGQCGAYPLALQVESDSPLIAFLKRILFLGDDAQQAWIQQSNHQRIDPSTPLCKKGSHQIAQELFQTKQYPLSFPVVVLYPRNNRNEPRYQIGEKFSDMLTTEEGQELLQETNLVPLQPLD